A window of the Deltaproteobacteria bacterium genome harbors these coding sequences:
- a CDS encoding Rieske 2Fe-2S domain-containing protein: protein MERWIDVGPADLMEGELRGLEVGERLVLLARHLGRITAMDDSCNHAGCLLSGGWMQDKKGAVVCPCHEYAFELGSGRNVTFPRLCDDQPVFEVRVERGRVMIRLPE from the coding sequence ATGGAACGGTGGATCGACGTCGGTCCCGCCGATCTGATGGAAGGAGAGCTGCGAGGCCTGGAGGTCGGGGAACGGCTGGTGCTGCTCGCGCGCCATCTCGGCCGCATCACCGCGATGGACGATTCCTGCAACCACGCCGGGTGCCTTCTCTCCGGCGGCTGGATGCAGGACAAGAAAGGCGCGGTGGTGTGCCCCTGCCACGAGTACGCCTTCGAGCTGGGCAGCGGCCGGAACGTCACCTTTCCGCGCCTGTGCGACGATCAGCCGGTCTTCGAGGTGCGCGTCGAGCGCGGTCGCGTCATGATCCGTCTTCCGGAGTAA
- a CDS encoding MaoC family dehydratase, which produces MVDRSATGREAKAAVNEVERGAIRRFAEAIGETNPIYFEEAAARAAGYRSVVAPPTFPTTLRAASDLREGLMLSPGKHLLQAEQSFEYARPIVAGDKLTVRSKVAGIESRPTPSGPTDVVIIEDEGRDEAGELVYRSRQLWVVRMAPKHAPGEIHD; this is translated from the coding sequence GTGGTCGATCGCAGCGCAACAGGGCGGGAAGCGAAAGCCGCCGTCAACGAGGTGGAGAGGGGCGCGATCCGGCGCTTCGCCGAGGCCATCGGCGAGACCAACCCCATCTACTTCGAAGAGGCCGCCGCGCGCGCCGCCGGGTATCGGAGCGTCGTTGCTCCGCCGACCTTCCCCACCACGCTCAGGGCCGCGTCCGATCTGCGCGAAGGCCTGATGCTCTCGCCGGGCAAGCACCTGTTACAAGCGGAGCAGAGCTTCGAATACGCCCGGCCGATCGTGGCCGGCGACAAGTTGACGGTCCGCAGCAAGGTGGCGGGCATCGAGAGCCGCCCGACGCCCAGCGGCCCTACCGACGTCGTGATCATCGAGGACGAGGGCCGGGACGAAGCCGGCGAGCTCGTCTACCGCTCCCGCCAGCTCTGGGTGGTGCGGATGGCGCCCAAGCACGCGCCAGGAGAAATCCATGACTAG
- a CDS encoding aldehyde oxidase, whose protein sequence is MSIGARFPKSDGVAKADGSGIYADDISLPRMLYAKILRSPHAHARIRGIDLGAALAHPGVVATLVGAELPAKYGVIPWTQDETALAVEKVRHVGDAVACVAAVDERTADEALALIQVDYEVLPAVLSPEDALEHPEIKVNEKAKIGNITKHVHLQFGEVDEAVASAAAVARETYRYAGSTHVPIEPHCAVARIDADGNLTVWSSTQIPHYVHRELSRVLGLPQSKVRVIQPLLGGAFGGKSDPFALEFCVAKLAMKTGRPVKILYTREEVFYAHRGRHPMKMDVTLALDADGRISAVDNKILIDGGAYASFGLVTAYYAGQLLTGPYRFGTYRFDSYRMYTNKPPCGPKRGHGSVQPRFAFEVALDEAAEKLGIDPMEVRRRNFIGEFVETVNGQKITSNGFLKCLELVEKASAWKERHGKLGRGRGLGVAGSMYISGTAYPVYPNEMPQSGVLVKLDRSGRVAIFSGASDIGQGVNTLLCQIAAEELHCDPYDVTVVAADTDLTPVDLGAYSSRVTFMVGLAAREACQKLAAKLRAAGGSTFAEACQKAEAAEGAPLAAAGGYRTQKLGGDYRGGTIGASPAYSFTAHVAEVSVDEETGIWKVERIWAAHDCGKALNPTLVEGQIEGSVYMGAAEAQMEEMVYNDKGLLFGPSLLDYRIPTSLDTPDLDSYIVESNDPGGPYGAKEAGEGPLHPAIPAIANAIHDACGIRIRELPFYPQRILKLLRERGRRGEERVAS, encoded by the coding sequence GTGAGCATCGGCGCGCGCTTTCCCAAGTCGGACGGCGTCGCGAAGGCCGACGGCTCCGGGATCTATGCCGACGACATCTCGCTCCCGCGGATGCTGTACGCGAAGATCCTCCGCTCCCCGCACGCGCACGCCCGCATCCGCGGGATCGACCTCGGCGCTGCGCTGGCGCATCCGGGCGTGGTGGCGACGCTTGTCGGCGCCGAGCTGCCGGCAAAGTACGGCGTCATTCCCTGGACGCAGGACGAGACGGCGCTGGCGGTGGAGAAGGTGCGCCATGTCGGAGACGCCGTCGCCTGTGTCGCGGCGGTCGACGAGCGGACGGCGGACGAGGCGCTGGCGCTCATCCAGGTCGACTACGAGGTCCTTCCGGCGGTGCTCTCGCCCGAGGACGCTCTCGAGCATCCGGAAATCAAGGTCAACGAGAAGGCGAAGATCGGCAACATCACCAAGCACGTCCACCTCCAGTTCGGCGAGGTGGACGAGGCGGTCGCCTCGGCGGCCGCGGTGGCGCGCGAGACGTACCGGTACGCCGGCTCCACGCACGTCCCCATCGAGCCGCATTGCGCCGTCGCGCGCATCGACGCCGACGGCAACCTCACCGTCTGGAGCTCGACGCAGATTCCCCATTACGTGCACCGCGAGCTGTCGCGCGTGCTCGGGCTGCCCCAGAGCAAGGTGCGGGTCATCCAGCCGCTGTTGGGCGGCGCCTTCGGCGGCAAGAGCGACCCGTTCGCGCTGGAGTTCTGCGTCGCCAAGCTGGCGATGAAGACCGGCCGGCCGGTGAAGATCCTCTACACCCGCGAGGAAGTCTTCTACGCGCACCGGGGCCGGCACCCGATGAAGATGGACGTGACGCTGGCGCTGGACGCGGACGGCCGCATCTCCGCCGTGGACAACAAGATCCTCATCGACGGCGGCGCATACGCTTCGTTCGGGCTGGTCACCGCGTACTACGCGGGCCAGCTTCTGACCGGCCCCTACCGTTTCGGGACCTATCGCTTCGACAGCTACCGCATGTACACGAACAAGCCGCCCTGCGGTCCCAAGCGGGGTCACGGGTCGGTCCAGCCGCGCTTCGCCTTCGAGGTCGCGCTCGACGAGGCCGCCGAGAAGCTCGGGATCGATCCCATGGAGGTGCGGCGGCGCAACTTCATCGGCGAGTTCGTGGAGACGGTGAACGGCCAGAAGATCACCTCCAACGGCTTCCTCAAGTGCCTGGAGCTGGTGGAGAAGGCCTCGGCCTGGAAGGAGCGCCACGGGAAGCTCGGCCGCGGGCGCGGGCTTGGGGTCGCGGGCTCGATGTACATCAGCGGCACCGCATATCCCGTCTACCCGAACGAGATGCCGCAGAGCGGGGTGCTGGTGAAGCTGGACCGTTCCGGCCGGGTCGCGATCTTCAGCGGCGCCTCCGACATCGGCCAGGGCGTGAACACGCTGCTCTGCCAGATCGCCGCAGAAGAGCTGCACTGCGATCCGTACGACGTGACCGTCGTCGCCGCGGACACCGACCTGACGCCGGTGGATCTCGGCGCCTACTCCAGCCGCGTGACGTTCATGGTCGGCCTCGCCGCCCGCGAGGCCTGCCAGAAGCTGGCGGCGAAGCTGCGCGCGGCGGGAGGGTCCACGTTCGCCGAGGCGTGTCAGAAGGCGGAGGCGGCGGAAGGCGCGCCGCTGGCGGCCGCCGGCGGATACCGGACGCAGAAGCTCGGCGGCGACTACCGCGGCGGCACCATCGGCGCCTCCCCGGCGTACTCGTTCACCGCCCACGTCGCGGAAGTCTCGGTGGACGAGGAGACCGGCATCTGGAAGGTGGAGCGGATCTGGGCGGCGCACGACTGCGGCAAGGCGCTGAACCCGACGCTCGTCGAGGGACAGATCGAAGGCAGCGTCTACATGGGCGCGGCCGAGGCGCAGATGGAGGAGATGGTCTACAACGACAAGGGACTGTTGTTCGGACCGTCGCTCCTCGACTACCGCATCCCCACCAGCCTCGACACGCCGGATCTGGACTCGTACATCGTCGAGAGCAACGACCCCGGCGGCCCCTACGGCGCGAAGGAGGCCGGGGAGGGCCCGCTGCATCCGGCGATTCCGGCCATCGCCAACGCCATCCACGACGCCTGCGGGATCCGCATCCGCGAGCTGCCCTTCTATCCGCAGCGCATCCTCAAGCTGCTCCGCGAGCGCGGCCGCCGCGGCGAGGAGCGGGTCGCCTCATGA
- a CDS encoding molybdenum cofactor biosynthesis protein MoaB, translating into MPHDHAHGHGDVPHQHKARAPAHAKVYVITCSDSRTTESDEGGRIIRAQLADAGHAIAGSVIVPDEPSRIAQELQRAREAGAQVALITGGTGITSRDSTFEAVSAAIARPLPGFGELFRMLSFAEIGSAAMLSRAVAGVSKEGLIVFAMPGSPAAVRLACERLILPELGHLLEELGR; encoded by the coding sequence ATGCCGCACGACCACGCGCACGGCCACGGCGATGTGCCGCATCAGCACAAGGCTCGCGCCCCGGCGCACGCCAAGGTCTACGTCATCACCTGCTCGGATTCGCGGACGACCGAGAGCGACGAGGGCGGCCGCATCATCCGGGCGCAGCTCGCGGATGCCGGCCACGCGATCGCCGGTTCGGTCATCGTGCCCGACGAGCCGTCGCGGATTGCCCAGGAGCTCCAGCGCGCCCGCGAGGCGGGAGCCCAGGTCGCGCTGATCACGGGTGGCACGGGCATTACCTCCCGCGACAGCACGTTCGAGGCGGTGAGCGCCGCCATCGCGCGGCCGCTGCCCGGATTCGGCGAGCTCTTCCGGATGCTTTCCTTCGCGGAGATCGGCAGCGCCGCCATGCTGTCGCGGGCGGTCGCCGGCGTCAGCAAGGAGGGGCTGATCGTGTTCGCGATGCCGGGAAGTCCCGCCGCCGTCCGGCTCGCCTGCGAGCGGCTGATCCTGCCGGAGCTGGGGCATCTGCTCGAGGAGCTCGGACGGTGA
- a CDS encoding (2Fe-2S)-binding protein yields the protein MRLFVNGEEHALAVPAQRTLLEALRYDLGLTGSKQGCDKGDCGACTVLAHERGGKGRGEAILSCITLAQDAQDLEITTIEGLAGPQGLDPVQRAFADCGALQCGFCQPGMMLSARALLDKNPRPTLPQIQEALSGNLCRCTGYTKIYEAVQVAAGLREPARRAPVPSERAAPSDSKAQVVKEIVP from the coding sequence ATACGTCTGTTTGTGAACGGCGAAGAGCACGCGCTCGCCGTGCCGGCGCAGCGCACCTTGCTCGAGGCGCTGCGCTACGACCTGGGGCTCACCGGGTCGAAGCAGGGGTGCGACAAGGGCGACTGCGGCGCCTGTACCGTTCTCGCGCACGAGCGCGGTGGCAAGGGCCGGGGCGAGGCGATCCTCTCCTGCATCACGTTGGCGCAGGACGCGCAGGATCTGGAGATCACCACCATCGAGGGCCTGGCGGGGCCACAGGGGCTCGATCCGGTGCAGCGCGCGTTCGCCGACTGCGGCGCGCTCCAGTGCGGCTTCTGCCAGCCGGGGATGATGCTGTCGGCGCGCGCGCTGCTCGACAAGAATCCCCGGCCGACGCTGCCGCAGATCCAGGAAGCCCTGAGCGGCAATCTCTGCCGCTGCACCGGTTACACCAAGATCTACGAGGCGGTGCAGGTCGCCGCCGGATTGCGGGAGCCCGCGCGGCGCGCCCCGGTTCCCTCCGAGCGGGCGGCGCCGAGCGACTCGAAAGCGCAAGTGGTCAAGGAGATCGTCCCGTGA
- a CDS encoding TIGR02757 family protein, with amino-acid sequence MRGDPVELPHQYADAPDVEVTALLCAALAYGRVDLFKPRLRVLLDALGPSPSQLARSSGPKELLRRASGFSYRMTDARDVACLLHGAGAILRRHGSLGACFTAHYRKLGTVRGALGAFVDDLCAPDFRPITGQRGPTRRLKHLLPHPDRGSACKRMNLFLRWMVRGPDGVDFGLWREVPAAELVVPLDTHVHRIGRFIGLTRRKDLSWKTAEDVTRKLRLLDAADPVRYDFALSHLGISGTCAARKDARRCAGCPLKPICRYWV; translated from the coding sequence ATGCGCGGCGACCCGGTGGAGCTGCCGCACCAATACGCGGATGCGCCGGACGTGGAGGTGACGGCGCTGCTCTGCGCGGCGCTGGCGTACGGGCGCGTCGATCTCTTCAAGCCGCGCCTGCGTGTGCTGCTCGATGCGCTCGGGCCTTCACCGTCGCAGCTGGCGAGGTCGTCGGGGCCGAAGGAGCTGCTGCGGCGCGCGAGCGGCTTCTCGTACCGGATGACCGACGCGCGCGACGTCGCCTGCCTCCTGCACGGAGCGGGCGCCATCCTTCGCCGCCACGGATCGCTGGGGGCGTGCTTCACTGCACACTATCGGAAGCTGGGGACGGTGCGCGGCGCCCTCGGCGCATTCGTCGACGACCTTTGCGCGCCCGACTTCCGCCCCATCACCGGCCAGCGCGGGCCCACGCGGCGCCTCAAGCATCTGCTCCCACACCCCGATCGCGGCAGCGCCTGCAAGCGCATGAACCTGTTCCTGCGCTGGATGGTGCGCGGGCCCGACGGAGTCGACTTCGGCCTCTGGCGCGAAGTGCCGGCGGCGGAGCTGGTGGTGCCGCTCGATACACATGTCCACCGGATCGGCCGCTTCATCGGCCTCACCCGCCGCAAGGATCTCTCCTGGAAGACCGCCGAGGACGTGACCCGAAAGCTGCGCCTGCTCGACGCCGCAGACCCGGTCCGTTACGACTTCGCCCTCAGCCATCTCGGCATCAGCGGGACCTGCGCAGCCCGGAAGGATGCCCGTCGCTGCGCAGGCTGCCCGTTGAAGCCTATTTGCAGATACTGGGTTTGA